The following are encoded together in the Populus trichocarpa isolate Nisqually-1 chromosome 5, P.trichocarpa_v4.1, whole genome shotgun sequence genome:
- the LOC7483292 gene encoding uncharacterized protein LOC7483292, which yields MVIATLHFEIHVHSVRSLSMFLLKTWRATAFGVYGYLNFTKSAFMEHSKKFNPEDTQARIDGKNCVVTGANSGIGYATAEGLASRGATVYMVCRSKERGEAALSQIQSTTGNQKVHLEVCDLSSLSDIKSFASRFSSKNVPVHVLVNNAGLLENKQITTSEGFEQNFAVNVLGTYSMTELMLPLLENAAPDARVITVSSGGMYTAPLTTDLQFSKGKFNSAEQYARNKRVQVALTENWAEMYKDKGISFYSMHPGWAETPGVAKSLPDFNKSLSGKLRTSEEGADTVIWLALQPKEKLTPGAFYFDRAEAPKHLMFSATRGSHSLINNIVEDLRSMSRLSS from the exons ATGGTAATCGCAACACTGCATTTCGAAATCCACGTCCATTCTGTTCGATCACTCTCGATGTTCCTTCTCAAG ACATGGAGAGCTACTGCATTTGGTGTTTATGGGTACCTCAATTTCACCAAATCCGCTTTCAT GGAACACTCCAAGAAATTCAACCCGGAAGATACGCAGGCGAGGATTGATGGGAAGAATTGTGTAGTGACAGGGGCTAATTCTGGCATTGGTTATGCAACTGCCGAGGGTCTTGCCTCACG TGGGGCAACAGTGTATATGGTATGTCGTAGCAAGGAGAGAGGGGAGGCTGCTCTTTCTCAAATTCAATCTACAACAGGAAACCAAAAGGTCCATTTGGAG GTTTGTGATCTTTCATCTCTCAGTGACATCAAGTCTTTCGCATCCAGGTTTTCTTCAAAGAATGTGCCAGTTCATGTTTTG GTTAACAATGCTGGTTTGCTTGAGAATAAACAAATTACCACATCTGAAGG ATTTGAACAGAATTTTGCTGTGAATGTGCTGGGCACTTATTCCATGACTGAATTGATGTTGCCTTTGTTGGAGAATGCTGCACCTGATGCTCGAGTCATCACAGTTTCCTCTGGTGGGATGTACACAGCTCCCTTGACCACAGATCTACAG TTTAGCAAAGGAAAATTCAACAGTGCTGAACAGTATGCTCGAAACAAGCGAGTTCAG GTGGCATTGACTGAGAACTGGGCTGAAATGTACAAGGACAAAGGGATCTCGTTCTATTCAATGCACCCGGGTTGGGCTGAGACACCAGGAGTTGCTAAAAGTTTACCTGATTTCAATAAATC ATTATCAGGAAAGCTAAGAACAAGCGAGGAAGGGGCAGACACTGTTATTTGGCTGGCTTTACAACCCAAAGAAAAGCTGACACCAGGTGCTTTTTATTTCGATAGAGCTGAAGCTCCCAAGCACCTGATGTTTTCTGCTACTAGAGGCTCTCATTCATTGATAAACAACATTGTCGAGGATCTTCGTTCCATGTCCAGACTTTCTTCTTGA
- the LOC7492489 gene encoding probable choline kinase 3 isoform X2, whose amino-acid sequence MVMKTNGFVDGSLPDELKKVLRSVGSEWGDVVDDMESLQVIPLKGAMTNEVFQINWPTKCGNLDRKLVVRIYGEGVEAFFNRDDEIRTFECMSKHGQGPRLLGRFADGRVEEFIHARTLSAADLRDHEISALVAAKMREFHNLEMPGPRTVLLWNRMRDWLVEAKSMCSAKCVKEFRLDSLEDEISMLEKELSHDYLDIGFCHNDLQYGNIMLDEETRSITLIDYEYASFNPVAYDLANHFCEMVANYHSGTPHILDYNKYPGLEERRRFVDTYLSSEGKQPIEDEAVLLLHEVERYTLASHLFWGLWGIISGYVNKIDFDYMEYARQRFRQYWLRKKRLLGSADNYVNGHVAYGTGSG is encoded by the exons ATGGTGATGAAAACAAATGGATTCGTCGACGGTAGTTTACCTGATGAGCTGAAGAAAGTCCTTCGATCAGTAGGATCGGAGTGGGGAGATGTGGTTGATGACATGGAATCATTGCAGGTGATACCTTTGAAGGGGGCTATGACTAATGAGGTTTTCCAGATAAACTGGCCTACAAAGTGTGGTAATCTTGATCGAAAATTAGTGGTTCGGATTTATGGTGAAGGTGTTGAAGCTTTTTTCAACAGGGATGATGAGATTAGGACTTTTGAGTGCATGTCAAAGCATGGACAAGGTCCTAGGCTTCTTGGCCGGTTTGCTGATGGAAGGGTTGAAGAGTTCATTCATGCTAGA ACACTATCAGCTGCTGATCTTCGTGACCATGAAATATCTGCTCTGGTGGCTGCGAAGATGAGAGAGTTCCACAATCTTGAGATGCCCGGTCCTAGGACTGTACTCCTCTGGAACAGGATGAG GGACTGGCTGGTTGAAGCCAAAAGCATGTGCTCTGCCAAATGTGTGAAAGAATTTCGTTTGGATAGTCTAGAAGATGAGATCAGTATGCTAGAGAAGGAGCTGTCACATGACTATCTAGATATTGGGTTTTGTCACAATGACCTGCAGTATGGTAACATAATGCTCGATGAAGAGACAAGATCAATCACCTTAATC GATTATGAGTATGCAAGTTTCAATCCTGTTGCGTATGACCTTGCAAATCACTTCTGCGAAATGGTAGCGAATTATCATTCTGGAACGCCACATATCTTGGACTATAATAAATACCCAG GACTTGAGGAGCGCCGCAGATTTGTTGACACATATCTAAGTTCTGAAG GGAAGCAGCCCATTGAAGATGAAGCGGTGCTACTACTTCATGAGGTGGAAAGGTACACTCTGGCCAGCCATCTCTTTTGGGGATTATGGGGAATAATCTCG GGGTATGTAAACAAAATAGACTTCGACTATATGGAGTATGCTAGGCAAAGGTTTCGGCAGTATTGGCTGAGAAAGAAAAGACTCCTGGGATCCGCCGATAACTATGTAAATGGACATGTAGCGTACGGTACGGGATCGGGGTAA
- the LOC7469247 gene encoding chaperone protein ClpC, chloroplastic-like produces MARLVAGTKFHGDFEERLTGIVDEVKQSDGNIVLFIDELHTLVGNGQTLDATNILKPALARGELKCIGATTIDEYRRYIEKDGALKRRFLHVDVPEPSVDEAVEILKGIQRKYEAHHDVKYADEALVAAVRLSNQYIRSKFTFTYLVTYQIISDSILCFQLIPFILNTQQHMYFYICFSGLFLPDKAIDLIDEAGARVQLRQARSASEKLLVTEEDIQAVVSMVTGIPLDKVTDKESRRLLNMEAELHKYIVGQEEAVKAVSHAIRRARVGTKDPNKPIASFLFTGPTGVGKTELAKALAVEYFGSKEAVVRIDMSEYMEKHTVSKLFGSPPGYIGYDDGGQFTEAVRCRAHTVVLFDEIEKAHQDVNRVFLQILDDGTLTDGKGRKVDFKNTIIIMTSNIGNSLIAQEDEEDEIRFNTVKLIVAEELKKEFSPEFLNRIDEVIVFRKLNNAQLNEIADLMLAEVYGRLKAKNIIIRVTDGLKRKIIEEGNNLSYGARPLKRAIVRLLEDNIAKGILNGFVEEGRSVIVDVNSNGNVIMLHSDVAVETEDYEHSMI; encoded by the exons ATGGCGCGTCTAGTTGCTGGCACCAAATTTCACGGAGATTTTGAAGAAAGATTAACAGGGATTGTTGATGAAGTTAAACAAAGTGATGGAAATATAGTTCTTTTCATTGATGAATTGCATACCCTTGTTGGCAATGGCCAGACACTAGATGCTACTAATATACTAAAGCCAGCTCTTGCAAGAGGCGAGCTAAAG TGTATTGGAGCCACAACAATTGATGAATATCGAAGGTACATTGAAAAAGATGGAGCACTCAAAAGGCGTTTTCTGCATGTGGATGTGCCAGAGCCATCTGTTGATGAGGCGGTAGAGATACTGAAAGGAATACAACGAAAATACGAAGCTCATCATGATGTCAAATACGCAGATGAGGCTTTGGTTGCAGCAGTTCGTTTATCAAACCAATACATAAGGTCAAAATTTACGTTTACTTACCTTGTAACCTATCAGATCATATCAGATagcattttatgttttcaattaatCCCTTTC ATCTTGAATACACAACAACATATgtacttttatatatgtttcAGCGGTCTATTTCTACCGGATAAGGCCATAGACTTGATCGATGAAGCTGGTGCCAGAGTTCAGCTGCGTCAAGCGCGATCAGCTTCAGAGAAACTTCTTGTGACTGAAGAGGATATACAAGCTGTTGTCTCGATGGTGACGGGAATTCCTCTTGATAAAGTCACCGATAAAGAATCTCGTCGACTCTTAAACATGGAGGCAGAACTGCACAAGTACATTGTAGGCCAGGAAGAAGCTGTGAAGGCAGTTAGTCATGCTATTCGCCGAGCACGAGTCGGCACAAAAGACCCCAACAAACCAATTGCGAGCTTTTTATTCACCGGTCCGACTGGCGTAGGGAAAACAGAACTTGCCAAGGCATTGGCTGTTGAGTATTTTGGCTCCAAAGAAGCCGTCGTCAGGATTGATATGTCTGAATACATGGAAAAACATACTGTATCAAAGCTTTTTGGATCACCTCCTGGCTATATAGGGTATGATGACGGTGGTCAGTTTACTGAAGCTGTTCGTTGCAGAGCCCATACCGTGGTTCTCTTTGATGAGATTGAGAAGGCTCACCAAGATGTTAACAGGGTGTTTCTTCAGATTTTAGATGATGGTACGTTGACTGATGGTAAAGGACGAAAGGTGGactttaaaaacacaatcatTATAATGACTTCAAATATTGGTAATAGCTTGATTGCCCAGGAAGACGAGGAAGATGAGATACGATTCAACACCGTCAAGCTTATAGTAGCTGAGGAACTGAAGAAAGAATTCAGCCCAGAGTTCTTGAATCGAATAGATGAAGTGATCGTGTTCAGAAAATTGAACAATGCACAGCTAAACGAGATTGCAGACTTGATGCTTGCGGAAGTTTACGGAAGGCTAAAGGCAAAGAACATCATTATACGAGTAACAGATGGATTAAAAAGGAAGATAATTGAAGAAGGGAACAACCTTAGCTACGGAGCAAGGCCATTGAAGAGGGCCATTGTGAGGCTTTTGGAGGATAACATTGCTAAAGGGATCTTGAATGGATTTGTAGAGGAGGGACGTTCTGTCATTGTAGACGTTAATTCAAACGGAAACGTTATCATGCTACATAGTGATGTAGCCGTAGAAACCGAAGATTACGAGCATTCTATGATTTAG
- the LOC7492489 gene encoding probable choline kinase 3 isoform X1, giving the protein MIRLFNWSEPPCVTVSQNLTRNPIRFYSRRFFIISKEETLKLCHNKLFPTKMVMKTNGFVDGSLPDELKKVLRSVGSEWGDVVDDMESLQVIPLKGAMTNEVFQINWPTKCGNLDRKLVVRIYGEGVEAFFNRDDEIRTFECMSKHGQGPRLLGRFADGRVEEFIHARTLSAADLRDHEISALVAAKMREFHNLEMPGPRTVLLWNRMRDWLVEAKSMCSAKCVKEFRLDSLEDEISMLEKELSHDYLDIGFCHNDLQYGNIMLDEETRSITLIDYEYASFNPVAYDLANHFCEMVANYHSGTPHILDYNKYPGLEERRRFVDTYLSSEGKQPIEDEAVLLLHEVERYTLASHLFWGLWGIISGYVNKIDFDYMEYARQRFRQYWLRKKRLLGSADNYVNGHVAYGTGSG; this is encoded by the exons ATGATTCGTCTGTTTAACTGGTCCGAGCCTCCGTGTGTGACTGTCTCACAGAATCTCACACGCAATCCCATCAGATTCTACTCGCGACGTTTTTTTATCATCAGCAAGGAGGAAACG CTAAAACTTTGTCACAACAAGCTTTTTCCTACAAAGATGGTGATGAAAACAAATGGATTCGTCGACGGTAGTTTACCTGATGAGCTGAAGAAAGTCCTTCGATCAGTAGGATCGGAGTGGGGAGATGTGGTTGATGACATGGAATCATTGCAGGTGATACCTTTGAAGGGGGCTATGACTAATGAGGTTTTCCAGATAAACTGGCCTACAAAGTGTGGTAATCTTGATCGAAAATTAGTGGTTCGGATTTATGGTGAAGGTGTTGAAGCTTTTTTCAACAGGGATGATGAGATTAGGACTTTTGAGTGCATGTCAAAGCATGGACAAGGTCCTAGGCTTCTTGGCCGGTTTGCTGATGGAAGGGTTGAAGAGTTCATTCATGCTAGA ACACTATCAGCTGCTGATCTTCGTGACCATGAAATATCTGCTCTGGTGGCTGCGAAGATGAGAGAGTTCCACAATCTTGAGATGCCCGGTCCTAGGACTGTACTCCTCTGGAACAGGATGAG GGACTGGCTGGTTGAAGCCAAAAGCATGTGCTCTGCCAAATGTGTGAAAGAATTTCGTTTGGATAGTCTAGAAGATGAGATCAGTATGCTAGAGAAGGAGCTGTCACATGACTATCTAGATATTGGGTTTTGTCACAATGACCTGCAGTATGGTAACATAATGCTCGATGAAGAGACAAGATCAATCACCTTAATC GATTATGAGTATGCAAGTTTCAATCCTGTTGCGTATGACCTTGCAAATCACTTCTGCGAAATGGTAGCGAATTATCATTCTGGAACGCCACATATCTTGGACTATAATAAATACCCAG GACTTGAGGAGCGCCGCAGATTTGTTGACACATATCTAAGTTCTGAAG GGAAGCAGCCCATTGAAGATGAAGCGGTGCTACTACTTCATGAGGTGGAAAGGTACACTCTGGCCAGCCATCTCTTTTGGGGATTATGGGGAATAATCTCG GGGTATGTAAACAAAATAGACTTCGACTATATGGAGTATGCTAGGCAAAGGTTTCGGCAGTATTGGCTGAGAAAGAAAAGACTCCTGGGATCCGCCGATAACTATGTAAATGGACATGTAGCGTACGGTACGGGATCGGGGTAA
- the LOC7492490 gene encoding type IV inositol polyphosphate 5-phosphatase 3 translates to MNSQSKQRPEISRAETCCSLGYWCIQLFWPRVVVRKWLNISSKDSDYSADSEDDYASSDSASETNEFVQCQRESRFGGNRGEDVQDAIPRIRRRKSETFRAQYININEIRICVGTWNVGGKLPHDDLDIDDWIDTDDPADIYVFGLQEIVPLNPGNILGAEDSRPVPKWENIIRETLNRIRPARTKVKCYSDPPSPSKFMPSEDVPTIEEEILLESDSDIGEEIHPLDEEFKGFDELNDISITGDISVNSGVPDGTVSEKLREQVEWDLQKQFSSPKKLDRLNCLRTEDSAGDVEALAAPRKLTKILSGSERLGLSWPEPPLNLVSQHVLPRPNSFKSVKSFKATKSFGGYSSFKSVSNETQSGLALFAELDFEALMKRKRRPSYVRIVSKQMVGSFLTIWVRRSLRKLIQNVKVSTVGVGVMGYIGNKGSISVSMSIYQTSFCFVCTHLTSGEKDGDERKRNADVHEIHRRTQFRPLSSVGLPKNIYDHERIIWLGDLNYRINLSYDKTHELISRKEWSQLVEKDQLVRELRKGRAFDGWSEGTLNFAPTYKYEINSDKYFGEDPKAGRRIPAWCDRILSYGKGMRLLNYRRTELKLSDHRPVTATFMAEVEVFSPRKLQKALTLTDAEIENEEVVADLGIDVGMSQLRLEQDITFW, encoded by the exons ATGAATTCTCAGTCGAAGCAACGACCAGAG ATAAGTAGAGCTGAAACGTGTTGTTCTTTGGGTTATTGGTGCATACAGCTCTTTTGGCCAAGAGTGGTGGTTCGTAAATGGCTAAATATCAGCTCCAAAGACTCCGATTACAGCGCCGACTCTGAAGACGATTACGCTTCTTCTGATTCTGCTTCCGAAACCAATG AGTTTGTTCAATGCCAGAGAGAATCGCGATTTGGAGGTAACAGAGGGGAGGATGTTCAAG ATGCTATTCCAAGGATAAGGAGACGAAAGTCAGAGACATTTAGAGCACAGTATATAAACATAAACGAAATCAG AATATGCGTCGGGACATGGAATGTTGGAGGAAAACTTCCACATGATGACCTGGATATCGATGACTGGATTGATACTGATGATCCTGCCGACATCTATGTGTTTGG GCTCCAGGAGATTGTACCCTTAAATCCTGGGAATATCCTTGGTGCTGAAGATAGCCGCCCAGTTCCAAAGTGGGAAAACATTATTCGTGAAACACTGAACAGAATTCGACCAGCAAGGACTAAGGTTAAATGCTACAGTGATCCTCCATCCCCATCAAAATTCATGCCATCTGAGGATGTGCCCACCATAGAAGAGGAGATATTACTTGAAAGTGATAGTGATATTGGTGAAGAAATTCATCCCTTGGATGAAGAATTCAAAGGTTTTGATGAACTCAATGATATATCAATCACAGGTGACATAAGCGTGAATTCTGGAGTTCCAGACGGTACTGTTAGCGAAAAATTACGTGAGCAAGTAGAGTGGGATTTACAGAAGCAATTTTCTTCTCCAAAAAAATTAGATAGATTAAATTGCTTGCGGACAGAAGATTCTGCAGGAGATGTAGAAGCATTGGCAGCTCCTcgaaaattaactaaaattctTAGTGGTTCTGAAAGGCTTGGCTTGAGCTGGCCAGAGCCCCCTTTAAACTTGGTATCTCAGCATGTTTTGCCAAGACCAAATTCCTTCAAATCAGTTAAATCATTTAAAGCAACCAAGTCTTTTGGAGGATATAGTTCTTTTAAGTCTGTCTCAAATGAAACACAATCAGGATTGGCTTTGTTTGCCGAGCTTGACTTTGAAGCTCTAATGAAACGGAAAAGAAGACCATCATATGTAAGGATAGTGAGCAAGCAGATGGTTGGAAGTTTTCTCACTATTTGGGTTCGTAGGAGCTTGCGTAAGCTTATCCAGAACGTAAAAGTGTCCACTGTTGGTGTCGGTGTTATGGGCTATATTGGTAACAAG GGATCAATATCAGTCAGCATGTCTATATATCAGACATCTTTCTGCTTTGTATGCACGCATCTCACATCAGGTGAAAAGGACGGGGATGAACGCAAAAGAAATGCTGATGTTCATGAAATACATAGAAGAACTCAATTTCGTCCCCTTTCCAGTGTTGGGCTTCCTAAAAACATCTATGATCATGA AAGAATTATCTGGTTGGGTGATTTGAATTACCGCATCAACTTATCATATGACAAAACACACGAACTCATCTCTAGAAAGGAGTGGTCCCAGTTAGTGGAGAAGGACCAG CTTGTACGAGAACTAAGAAAAGGCCGTGCATTTGATGGATGGTCGGAGGGTACATTGAATTTTGCACCAACATATAAATATGAGATAAATTCAGATAAATACTTTGGAGAAGATCCAAAGGCTGGAAGGCGTATTCCTGCATG GTGCGATCGCATCCTTTCATATGGAAAGGGAATGAGGCTACTGAACTACAGGAGGACAGAGCTAAAACTTTCAGATCATCGACCTGTGACCGCCACATTTATGGCTGAGGTTGAGGTGTTTTCTCCTAGGAAGCTACAGAAGGCACTCACATTAACAGATGCAGAGATTGAAAATGAGGAAGTTGTGGCAGACTTGGGCATTGATGTCGGAATGAGCCAGTTGAGATTGGAGCAG GATATCACTTTTTGGTAG
- the LOC7492489 gene encoding probable choline kinase 1 isoform X3 has translation MIRLFNWSEPPCVTVSQNLTRNPIRFYSRRFFIISKEETLKLCHNKLFPTKMVMKTNGFVDGSLPDELKKVLRSVGSEWGDVVDDMESLQVIPLKGAMTNEVFQINWPTKCGNLDRKLVVRIYGEGVEAFFNRDDEIRTFECMSKHGQGPRLLGRFADGRVEEFIHARTLSAADLRDHEISALVAAKMREFHNLEMPGPRTVLLWNRMRDWLVEAKSMCSAKCVKEFRLDSLEDEISMLEKELSHDYLDIGFCHNDLQYGNIMLDEETRSITLIDYEYASFNPVAYDLANHFCEMVANYHSGTPHILDYNKYPGLEERRRFVDTYLSSEGQVYTDVIKTCH, from the exons ATGATTCGTCTGTTTAACTGGTCCGAGCCTCCGTGTGTGACTGTCTCACAGAATCTCACACGCAATCCCATCAGATTCTACTCGCGACGTTTTTTTATCATCAGCAAGGAGGAAACG CTAAAACTTTGTCACAACAAGCTTTTTCCTACAAAGATGGTGATGAAAACAAATGGATTCGTCGACGGTAGTTTACCTGATGAGCTGAAGAAAGTCCTTCGATCAGTAGGATCGGAGTGGGGAGATGTGGTTGATGACATGGAATCATTGCAGGTGATACCTTTGAAGGGGGCTATGACTAATGAGGTTTTCCAGATAAACTGGCCTACAAAGTGTGGTAATCTTGATCGAAAATTAGTGGTTCGGATTTATGGTGAAGGTGTTGAAGCTTTTTTCAACAGGGATGATGAGATTAGGACTTTTGAGTGCATGTCAAAGCATGGACAAGGTCCTAGGCTTCTTGGCCGGTTTGCTGATGGAAGGGTTGAAGAGTTCATTCATGCTAGA ACACTATCAGCTGCTGATCTTCGTGACCATGAAATATCTGCTCTGGTGGCTGCGAAGATGAGAGAGTTCCACAATCTTGAGATGCCCGGTCCTAGGACTGTACTCCTCTGGAACAGGATGAG GGACTGGCTGGTTGAAGCCAAAAGCATGTGCTCTGCCAAATGTGTGAAAGAATTTCGTTTGGATAGTCTAGAAGATGAGATCAGTATGCTAGAGAAGGAGCTGTCACATGACTATCTAGATATTGGGTTTTGTCACAATGACCTGCAGTATGGTAACATAATGCTCGATGAAGAGACAAGATCAATCACCTTAATC GATTATGAGTATGCAAGTTTCAATCCTGTTGCGTATGACCTTGCAAATCACTTCTGCGAAATGGTAGCGAATTATCATTCTGGAACGCCACATATCTTGGACTATAATAAATACCCAG GACTTGAGGAGCGCCGCAGATTTGTTGACACATATCTAAGTTCTGAAG GTCAGGTCTACACTGATGTCATCAAGACGTGCCATTAA